Genomic segment of Apium graveolens cultivar Ventura chromosome 7, ASM990537v1, whole genome shotgun sequence:
AATGATTCGTTGTTAGTGTTTACACATGATGATATTGGTATAAAAATGTTAGTACACATTATCGCAACTTCATGAATATATatctttaaaatttaaaaaaagatCGTATATAACTAAACTCCGTGTGCATAGCACGGGCAAGATAACTAGTCAAAATCAGTACCTCGACCGATCTATCCTGATTCCATGTTTTTATAACATtgataattataaataataaaattaatgaattaacataaaaaggaatataaaatataataataatttagtGATGCGGATCTCCATCTCCCTACCATAGGGCTGAAcaaaaaaccgaaaccgaaaccgTTTAAAACCGataaaaaccgaaccgaaaccgaaaaattaaaaatcaaaatcgAAACTGGTTTGCGGTTTCGGTTATACGTTGCAACCGAACCGAAAAAATCCGAAACCGATCCGAAAAAATCCGAAACCAATCCGAACTATTAaaattgataaataaatattatatttatataatataaatttctaaaattaatattcatataacatgtatatatatatatatatatatagtttccAAGAGATCATGACTTCTCGCGGCTGACTGCATTTTTGTAACCTTCAACTTCAGAATCTCATTACTAGTTACTTGTCTATATAGAGAGTCAATGTTAACAAGTGCAGATTATATCTCCAAGCTGTAAATGACCATTTTTCTCTGCATTTTTTTATCGATTACTTTGTATGCTGCTTGGATTGAGTTTTCCCATTATGTAAATGGACGTATGAACAGATTACTGTTAAGGGGACCTGTCAGGCAGTCATGACTGCCAATACAAAAACATTAAGCAATAAGCATACAACTACTGAATAGTGTTTTGAATACTTTGTAATTTCTTATTTGGCAACAAACTTTCTAATTTATTTACTTCAAAATTCTAGTAATTATATTTGTGTTTCTATTTTTGAGTGATACGGTTTTAAAACCGAAAGATCCGATTAAAACCGAACCGAGCATTTTCAAACCGAAACTGAACTGATGGATTCAGTTGCGgttttcaattttaaaaaccGAGTACATGCGGTTTCGGTTTTGgacaatcttcttcttcttcttctttttctttatGTGTTTGTCATTCTGTAGCAGTTGTTTTCTCTAGCAGATGTTTAACTAAGTGGTAATACTATTTTTGTAACAGAAATGGCAGGAGTAGTGTCTGTATTTCCAAACGTAAAGCGAAAATTATACACTACTAATTCATGGGATTTCATGGGACTTTAAGTGAAGAAACCATGGAAATCCCTGGATTTTCCACCAAGCATCAAGTCAATATCATCATTGGATTTATTGACGCGGGTAACTTATCCTCCCACAAGTTTAGTTTCTTCGATTTTACATATTTTCGTGTTGGTAGATTGGAAAGTACTCTAAGCATTGAATTGTTTGAGAAATGTACACATGAAGCAACTTATCTTTCTCTGTTCCACTCTGTGTTGTTGCCAACTCTTTCGAACATTAATTTACATTCACATGCTATCTTTGGGACTCGAAGTATGTATTTTGTAGGTGATTCTTTTGTATTTGTTAATGTTGTTCACTTGAAGAAATTATTAATGTTTGTGATGGGGTGCAGGATTTTCCGCTGATTTCCTTAAAGTAATATGTTATATTTGATCTCAACTTTCCCACGTTTCTATTACGTATAGTTTATGTGAAGATGGTAGATTTGTTATTGTTTCGAGATCCTAAATTCACTGTTAGTAAGTAAAACAATACAATAAGAGCACCTCCAACGCAGGTCCAACTCCTGCGTTAGAAACTGTGAAATGGATCTGTCCAGCCAATTTAGCGTTGGAGCAAAAGCTGAAAAACTGATCAGGTCCGGGAAGTTGGGCTAGGCCAACTCCTGCTTTTCTGTTtctttattatattttattatttttcgTAATGCTTTGCTAACATGAATTCTAGAAGAATGTGCTAACAAATGATTTAATATTATAAAGTGGACCCATAATAATTGAATGTCAAATTCACCCTTGGAGCAATTCGGCCCAAGTCCATATTTTGCTTAGTTGGCTCACTTTTCTGACATAAAATAGTAAAAAATGGTCTCATCCATTACTGATGCTCTAACAATCATGATCAGATAGTAGTTTGTACACAATAACCTGTTAAACTTGTCTTTTATCTTCATCACTATTGATGACAATGTACTGATGAAAAAGTTATGCAAGAAAGGAATATGGCCTGAATCCCCTAGTTTTGGTGATGTGGAGATGCCTCCTGTTCTAGCTGGATGGAAGGGTGAGTGCCAATCAGGGGAAGCATTTAATGTATCAACACGCAACAggtttttttaataattattagCCCACATTTTAAGCAACTATTGGATTTTTACTGTTTTCGATAACTAGGATCTAAAATTTGATTTTATTCGTGTAGGAAAGTGATCGGAGCACGATTCTACTTGAGCGgatatgaagctgaagaagattCTTTGAAAATGGTATCGTATAGATCCCCGAGGGATAGTAATGGTCATGGCAACCATAATGTGTCGACTGCTGCTGGACGCTATGTAGCAGATATGAATTATAAAGGATTAGTAGCAGGAGGAGCTAGAGGGGGTTCACTAATGTCTAGAATTGCAGTCTACAAGACTTGTTGGGACTCGGGTTGCTATGATGAGCACACCAGCATATATATCATTATTAGTTTAAGAAAACTTTGATGAACACATCTGCATAGTCGTTGCTGCCACCATTTTACCATCAGACCCTGGATGAGTCTTAATGCTTTACACTTGATATAATAAGTAGACAAATTCAGGTGAGTTGCGAAGAATCTGGTAATACTGACGCAGAAATTCAGTAGCTACTTGTTGAGATGAATATGCTCGACATCCTGGAGCAACTTTTTCTTTCATTCCTACAAATATGTTTGTAAGAAATTAATATAAGAGCATAACGTCAGATATCTGTATAATCAATAAATCAAGTCTTTGTATCAACATCATGAACACAAAACATAATGTTGTATATTTTTTGTGCATGATGTTAATATGAAGACTTAGGTTTATTAATTATCCGACACCATGTTATTATATGAATTTCTTATTAACATATTTGTGGAAATGAAAGAAGGAGTTGCTTCATGATGTCGGGTATATCTAGCTCAACAAGTAGCTACTGAATTTCTGCGTCATTATTACCAGATCCTTCCCAACTCTCCTGAATTTGTTTACTTATTCTACCAAGAGTGTAGCATTAAGACTCATCCAGGGTCTGATGGTAAAATGGTGGCAGCAACGATTGCTATGAAGGTGTGTGCATCAAAGTTTTCTTAAACTCATAATGATATATACCTGAAACTTAGAACTAATCAAAGCCATTAGATctacctaatctaatggtcccctaAATCACCTCACCCAACTACCCTGCACCCTCACACACCCAATTTCAGCTTTttccctccgtttttaatttgatttttcccgttaaaccgtaagttttttttaaaatccgatttcactgtatttttttACATCTCacaacgatcgatttgcataccatatgttttatatttcaaagtaatttttaaaaaaaatattttggtttctagtttctattctaaatatatatatatatatatatatatatatatttatgggtGCCCTTCCACAGCCACAGGTGGTTCTAGTAACCACCTGCCACATTGTTATATTGCGGGAGTATAGCCGCTTTGCTTCAATGCGGGCTGTGCAATGTTACATTGCGGGAGTACTACAACTTTGACTCAATGCTACTATTGCAATGTTTCATTGCTGCAAataatttagttttatttttatataattgtaaaataatagataataaatatataaataattttaatttatgtaTAAATTcttaatatatttattatttggttgttatatttttattttatatttatatatttctattaataaattctttattttaacaaacTATTACTTAAAATTGGCGAAATTACATAATAACCCCCGCTGCTGCAATGACCCATTGCACCTTCTGCAATGAGCCATTGCGGCAGACGAGACCTGGGTTTAACCCGTTTCTTCCTGAAATCCCTAATTTCATAATATGAAAAACCTAATTCTCCCCCTCTAGGCGATTTCAGGCGATTTCAAAGCATTTCTCAGGCGATTCAGCTACTCAGGTATGATACACGcttatacacacacatatatacacacacacagtCACATACTACCGCAATAGGTCATTGTTGCTTCCGCAATTACAGACACATCCCTTGTATCGTTACTATTTTAATTTTCTACTTTATATGCTTATGATTTCTATCCCTTCCAACTTTATTCTTTAATGAAGCCCAGAGTTTTGTTAATTGTTGTTTCTGGAATTTCTTTGACATGTTTCATTATCTGTTATTGCTTTTAATATCCTAGTTAATAAGTTAGTCAAGTTTTTTGTTGTTGTTGCTAATTAGTGAGTGATGATTCTTCTTCTTGTTGTTACCCATTTTCCTGTTGTTTATTACTATATCATATTCAGCTAATCATAGAGTATTTGTTATTTTTTTACGTTTTGCAGTGAGTAGTGATTGAGGTTGTTAAATAAATTGGGTTGACATATTGTTTAAAAATGTAATCTTTCTCAATGTTTAGTTATAAAGTTCAAAATTTTTTCCCTTTAGAAGTTTGAAATTCTGTTATCTGTTGTGGGATTCTTTTTTTAATTCTGACATGTTTCGTTTCTTGTTAAATTTTACCATGTTTCGATACTATTTTAATTTTCTGCTTTATATGCTTATGATTTCTGCCCCGCTATTGATTTGCACAAAGCAACTGAGCTATAATGATTAAAACTGATTTATATTGTTTGCATTTTTGGGCGGCACAGTTAAGATTTATAGTCATATTATGATCATTTCTGCAATAACATGATAGAGAtcagaatataatacttggaCTGGATGAGATTTTTATGTATTGAGATGCGAAATGGAAGTTACTGGTCGCTTTGTGTAGTTGTGTATGTGTGTAGCGATATTGATCGTAGTTGTTGTAGTGGAGTTTGATATGTTCTGATTTTGTGTATCTATTTCAGAGATTGTGTTCTTGATTTGTGTATCTATTTTAAGGATCAGTTATTTTGTTCAAGAATCAAGAATGGTGATTTGTTGTTTCTAAGTTTTTGTGATTGTAAGTGTTGACTTTTGTTGACTTTGATCATTTGTTCTTGATTAGATGTTTTTTTGTGGTTTATTAGGATCATTTGTGCTATATTTGTGCTATCATTTGTGCTATATTGATTGATTGGTTGTGGCTAGCTTATAAACGAATGAGTCATGCCGAATTTTCGGTAGGACTTAAACTAGAAAATAACGGTTCTATAAATGGTTCGTGTTTAAGTTGGGTATAAGTAACTTCCTGATTATATAGTATTTTTTATTATGCACTTTGCAGTCACTATGGAGAATGAGTGCGGGCCTATTGTTAGATCTCTCCTGATGATGCAGGATGATAATATTCGTACTGCCATATGGGCGGGAGGTGTGCGGGATAAGCTGGATGTACGGCAGTACACAGCTAATCATCAGCAGTGGATACTTTCGGATCCCCAGCGTGAGTTGCTGGGCCAATGGGGTTTCTCGGCTTTCACGAACAATTGTTCAGTTCCTCAGAACGATATTCGTTTGATAACGGCCTTAGTGGAAAGGTACTAATTTGTAATCAATTTTCTCATTTATTTGAATCGTCATTGGCAATATTTGTGATGTTTGTGTATGAATGCAATTGCAGGTGAAGGCCAGAGACTAACACCTTTCACTTTCCATTTGGTGAGTTGACCATCACCCTCAAGGATGTATACATGATTATGGGCCTCCCTGTTAAGGGTCGTCCAGTTACTCATAGGAAGCTTGACGCTCCGAAGGCGTATTGGATGAGGGAATGGCAGGATGCAAGATTGGATGAGGTGGGGCATAAAGATATGTATCGGGGTCAAGCTTTACAAATTAAGGGAACGATATGCGGAGCTACCAGAGGGGGGGGCTAGAACAGGATCTTGTGGTTTACACACGAGCTTATCTTTTATACATCATTGAGGGCATATTGTTTCCTTTATCGAGTCGATATACCGTGCATCCGAGGTATTTACTTGTATTTGTTGCATTTCAGTTTTTAAATTGTAGTTTATAACATCTTAGTCCTTCACTTGTCCTTTTTTGTTGATTTTGCATATGAAGCCCTGTATTCtcatttattttcaatttgacaCTATAATTCTTGTATTCTCATTTATTATCGTGCCCATATTTTGCCCTGTATTCTTACTTACTCTGTATTTCCTTTGTCGCAGGTACTTACAGCTCATCCAGGATTTACCTCGGATTAAATCGTATGCATGGGGAGCTGCTATATTGAGCTATTTGTTTAGAGGTTTGACCAAGGCTGCTCATAAGAGTGCAATAACACTTAATGGATGCACGATGCTACTGATATTGTGGGCACACGAGAGGTTGTTACCTGGTGCTCCTAAGATTGCACCTGGGGTGGAGCTTGTTTGGCCGAGGGCTTTAACATGGGCTGAGCCGAACCCTAATCGGAGGGAGAACCCTCATCACCATACAGGTACTGTTCTTTTTTGCATATTTACTATTTGAACTCTCCTTCGACCAAACATTTGCAGACTTTTGAACTATCCAATTTCATATGTTCCGTTATTATTTTGCTTATAGGTCAGTACCGAAGGGATTTTGACCGATTTAAGATGAGTTGGCTGACATGGAAGCCTTATCGGTTATTCTTTGATGCGGTGGACTATTCTGAGGAGCAATATGATGTCGAGCTGATGGATGTTTCGTATATGAGTCTCATCCGTATTCCACTTATTTGCTTCGAGATTGTCGAGTATGTCATGCCGGGCAGAGTCTTGAGACAGTTCGGTATGCTGCAGCATATTCCAGATGATCCTATTGATATATCTGCTCTACGGAGGGACAGGTTATCTCGTTGGCAGAGGGACCAGCATATGACTACTCTGAGACAGTATCGGGATGAGTGGTATGCTTATCTTGATGGCCAGATAGAGCCCGTTGGAGAGGGGCAATACGTGAGCATTGACCAGTATATGTACTGGTATAGGACCTATAGTAAGCTGAGGATTGCTCATTTTGTGGGTGTTGATCCACGCAAGATAGTGCCGCGTGACTGGTACTCTCAGCAAGACATGGTTGATGCGGTAGGTTTTAGAGTTTAGTTTAATATTTGAATCCTATATTCATTTATTTCATTGTTGCATTTTTATAGGGTGTTTAGGTAGATGATTAATAGTTAATGATTTGTGTAGCTTGACTGTGGGATGAGGACATTGCATGCTATTCACACCCATGATCCCCCAGACTAGTTCTATGAGTGCATTCCTGAGTTTCTGATTCGTTATGATCGAGTCAACACTGAGTGGAGGGGTCCTGCATTCAGTAGACCCAGTTTTGATAGACCCTCACGTGCACAGGATATGTATATTGATCCAAGTGATCCTCCTTCACCGCATAAACGTACATGTGAGGTGCGTTTCATTTATGTCATTCCAAAATCCAGTCTACTATATTGAATGTGAATGTGTGTATGATTGTTATCTTATCGTGTTATTAAAGGAATTTGCTTCTGATTCTCATGATTCACCTACACGGGCAGCCAGTAAACGTCCTCGTCAGGTACTTACTCGAGTAAGTTATTCGAGTAGTCTACTACACTGAATTATATATAGTTTGATCGAGTTATTGACATCTAATATAGGATGAGACTGTAGTCCCTAACACTGCGGCTATCCCTGTACATGTCTCTCATCCTGTTCAGATTGAAATACTTATTCATATTCGAGCATGTTATTTGCGTAGTATAACTCTTTAGTTTTAagatgtatataatgtttgatactcaatgCATTTGTAGGTTGCTGCTACTGCTCCCCCTGCTTCATAGTCGAACCCCCTATCTGCCCCCCTGTTGTTCAGTCTCATTTTGTTCAGTCTGAGGTactactctttagttttagaactttacttttttttactattctgtgtcttatacatattcgagtatgttattcgagtagtctaactctttagttttagaggtgtatataatgtttgatactcagtgcATTTGTAGGTTGATGCTACTGCTCCCCCATTCCACAGTCGACCCCCTATCCGCCCCCCTATTGTTCAGTCTGATGTTGTTCAGTCTGAGGTACTACTCTTTTGTTTTAGAACTTTACTTTTTTTTACTATTGTGTGTCTTATACATATTCGAGTATGTTATTCGAGTAGtctaactctttagttttagaggtgtatataatgtttgatactcaatgCATTTGTAGGTTGCTGCTACTGCTCCCCCTGTTCCACAGTCGACCCCCTATCCGCCCCCTGTTGTTCAGTCTGATGTTGTTCAGTCTGAGGTactactctttagttttagaactttactttttttactattgtgtgtcttatacatattcaagtatgttattcgagtagtctaactctttagttttagaggTGTATATAATATTTGATACTCAATGCATTTGTAGGTTGCTGCTACTGCTACACCTGTTACTCCTACTACCAAGCACACTTTTAGAAGTTTTCCTGTTACTCCTGCTACTGAGTTGACTCCACTTGCAGGTGGCATGGTGAAATTCGGTAGTCGTAGTGGTGTTATTCCTGATAGTTTGAGGATGATTCTTGATGTACATATGTTGAATCATTCCATTTTTTATGTTTGATTCTTGCAGTACGTATTTTGATGCATTTCTATATGCTTAATTTTTTTTGTCATGAATATGTGTTTGATTTGATGCTCTTAAAATGTATTTGCAGATGGACACTGATGAAGACAAGTTGAAGGATAAACTGAGGCAGGGTGGTCCTGGGCGGCGTGCTGATATGACGAGACCATTGAAAAACAGGAAGATTTTTTGGCTATACAAGCACTGGTGGGGTAACAAGAATGATTTTATTTGGAGAGATCATAGAGGCACTGCTGAGCTTACTTGGGATTATGTCCATACCTTAAAGCCGGAATGTGATTTAGACAATAATGTCGTGGATGCCTATATAGAGTTGTTGAAGGTTAGGGAGTCCATCTCGGGTCTGGAGCCCACGGCTAAGAAGTTCTTCTTTAACTTCAGTTTTTTCGTGCAACTGTTGTTAAAAGATTATTGCAAGAACTTGAAGGTAAAACAAAAAGTACTTTTTAGTTCATGCGTTACTAAGTTAATGATAATTGATAACTCTTTGATTTTGTAGTTCATTTGATCTTTTATAATTGTTTCAATGTTGCAGGCCCATCCCGAAGCTGAACTCTCAGATGTGCAGTTGGTCGGTCTGCATAGTTTATATGATTCATATGCAGTCCAACGCATTGGGCCATCATTATTGGATTGTGACTTTGCTTTCTACCCTTGCTGCAATGATGCTCATTGGTTTTTGTTCATTCTGGATATTAAACAACAtaagctccttttaattgatccTCTAGCTGAATGGGGGGATAGTCTTAAGAGTATTTACTCTCGATATATATATGCCATGGTATTCTATGTTCTTCGTAATTACTTTACTAGTCAATTTACATACACTTGTCATTGTTGGTTACTAATTATATGAAACCAAACCTTTCTAGGAGTGCATAGTGCCAGCTATGTTGCATTATTTGTCCAGATTTGATGGACATAAGTTGAAGGTTCATTTTGTACAGGAACGACCGATGCAGTCCAATACCCATGATTGTGGCGTGTACGTGTGCAAGTACATGGATGTTATACTTAATAGAATATCGTTGAGAGATGCTGTTTGGGAGCCTGTATTGGGTATTTGGACATTCCGGTATCGCATAGCTTGGGAGCTTTCAAAAGGGCTCGCTAGACGGATAAGTGACTATGGGATCCAGCAGAGGAACAGGGGACTATAGTTTATATTTTGGATTTATTTCGATGTTTTctttgttattgattatgattgTTTTTTATTGGATTGATGTTGTGTTTAGATTTGATGTTGATTGGTTGAGTTTAATTTAGATCATGATTGTGGTTGCTTTGATTGGTTGTTAGTTGGTTGATTTAGATTTAGTTGAAACATGTTggtaagttataaaaataaacGGAACCATGCCGTTTTTTTTTCTTAAACTATGTAAATCACCCGCAATGTTGATTggttgttggttggttgatttagaTTTAGTTGAAACAGGTTGGCAAGTTATAAAAATAAACAGAACCATGCCATTTTTTTTCTTAAACTATGTAAATCACCCGTAATGTTGATTggttgttggttggttgatttagaTTTAGTTGAAACAGGTTggtaagttataaaaataaacGGAACCATGCCGTTTTTTTTTAAACTATGTAAATCAGCCGCAATGTTGATGTTAGCAGCTTTCCAGAAAACTGGTCACAGACCTCAGCATTGAATCATTGCGGGAGATATCATATTTTACACATTTTACAGTTTAGTCACCCGACAATGAATCATTGCTGCAGTGACCATACCCCGTAATGAGGCATTGCACTAGGTCCTTTTGACTATTTTAAGGTCTAGTTGACTTTGTTTATTAAAtcaattttttcaaattttaccACTAATACTGCATTTTGTAGTTATTTTAAGAGTTTTGgtgttgaaaaatatttaaaaaatattaatattactaAAAACCCAGTTTTGTTAATAAAAAGAGATAGTGAGTTTTGGGTGAAACAGAGATCCCAGCAATGACTCATTGTTGCAGTAAGTACCTCCAGCAATGTCTCATTGCTAGGTACTCTGTCACTAGTTCGCATTGACTATTTTAATGTCTAGTTGACTTTGTTGATTAAATcacttttttcaaatttttacaTTAATACTgcatattttaaaaattttaagagttttggtgttgaaaaatatttttaaaatattaatattactaAACTCACTTTTGTTAACAAAAAGAGGCAGTGAATTTTGGGTGGAGCAGAGTACCCCGTAATGAGTCATTGCTGTAGTGTGACCTCGAGCAATGTCTCAGTGCTGGGTGCTTTGTCACTATTCTCTTACAATATTTTAAGTTGGATAATAAGAATTTTGGTGTTGAAAATATTTTAAACAATATTAATATTACTAAACTTGGTTTTGTTAAAAAATAACATTAATATGCAACATTATGTGTAAATTTAAATAACGTTAACATTATGTAACTTAAATAGAAAAGTTAAAAGAACTAATGTACTACTTTTCAACAATTGTTAGGTTAAAACCTAAAAATTTCTTCGATCATGCTCCTCCCTTAGGGGACAGTTTCTTGCATCATGTTCTCCTCCGATTGCCCCACAATAATTGCACTTGTGAGGCTTGATCTTGATCTTTGAAATTGCCGTCTCAATTCCACTTTTATATCTTTTTGTTTTTTTCCTTCCTTTAGTTTTCGACCTTGGAGGATCGAATATTGGATCAGGTTGGTAGTCCTCTTGAGTTTTCGCCTCATGGGTTCTTTCTCTACGCTCTTCATCCGCAAAAGCATCTTTCAAGTATCTCTTCTCTCTATCAATCACACCCATTAAGTATTTATACCGTGAAACAGAACAACTACCTGAAGCAGCTAAATCTTGAAAAGATTTACACAATGCACCATACCTTAATGGTTGTGACGCACCATCATTACCAATACCGGGAGGATCATATGGAAGAGGCCCCACAATTTTGTTGTCGTTCATTGTCCACCTACCCATGATGAGACTTTCCGGTATCttgattttttgttttttgtCAAGATAACGGATTATGTGTTTGCAAATCATCCCGGAATGTTCAAACTTCTTACACGAGCATTCAATTTTTTCGTACATGAAAGCCGTCACTCGATATTTTCTTCTGCAATTCTTCGGCAGGGTAGCCTTCTCAACCAAATACAGTTTCGACATATAAGTTCCATTGTTTTTGACACTGTTCACGATGTAACATGTACCTTTTATAAGCATCTTTTGAAACCATTTGAACATTTCTTTCGTGTAGATTTCGGATGCATGCATTTCCAAGGATGAGTGCAAAACTAATCTCTTTTCTAATTGTTTGCTGTCATAATCGGCTTTAACCTCCTTCAGATGTTATGTCTTCAAAGCCTTTTGGGAGTTCTCAATAAATTCCTTCAAACCGGTAGATGATTGCACATATTCATCAAAAAAAGAATTTGTAGACTCGCTTCTTGAAGTTGTAGTCATGCCGGCGGAAAAATGTTGCTTCGTGTAAGCACCAATCCATTGAGTTCTAATAGCATACATGTCATTTAACCAAGCATGATCCTCAAGATCGTACTTCTCGACTAATTTCTCCCATCTACCTTCAAATTCTGTAGGTGTCAACGACTT
This window contains:
- the LOC141670904 gene encoding uncharacterized protein LOC141670904; protein product: MPGRVLRQFGMLQHIPDDPIDISALRRDRLSRWQRDQHMTTLRQYRDEWYAYLDGQIEPVGEGQYVSIDQYMYWYRTYSKLRIAHFVGVDPRKIVPRDWYSQQDMVDALDCGMRTLHAIHTHDPPD
- the LOC141674245 gene encoding protein FAR1-RELATED SEQUENCE 3-like, yielding MHASEIYTKEMFKWFQKMLIKGTCYIVNSVKNNGTYMSKLYLVEKATLPKNCRRKYRVTAFMYEKIECSCKKFEHSGMICKHIIRYLDKKQKIKIPESLIMGRWTMNDNKIVGPLPYDPPGIGNDGASQPLRYGALCKSFQDLAASGSCSVSRYKYLMGVIDREKRYLKDAFADEERRERTHEAKTQEDYQPDPIFDPPRSKTKGRKKTKRYKSGIETAISKIKIKPHKCNYCGAIGGEHDARNCPLREEHDRRNF